The following proteins are co-located in the Paenibacillus sp. FSL H8-0079 genome:
- a CDS encoding LTA synthase family protein: protein MSRSSLTRFLSGPFIFFTIIMMIKSSLAWIVIFDDIPVWKPLLTELPLIWIGFCLIEWFAAKRRMWIYLAVNLLLSGIFFAAIMYYKYYGVIVNYHALAQVNQVTSVKSSMFSLLDPYYLFIFADVLIIGGILVRRRIKLGSTERPNRIPLERRARRRVASVILTLSMILCMLNIYPNRASMSEITQAEQMGILGYEAYTILDRPDKPVPIAHIDQTDIDQLKQTTELPAIVEQGAASGRNVIVLQLESFQNFLIGLEVDGQEITPNLNQLARESLYFPNFYQQVGQGNTSDAEFVVNTSFYTPPNGAATTVYADKALPSLPKLMSANGYQTATFHTNDVHFWNRDQLYKALGFDQYYDIDYFGTQDSIAFSASDEVLYSKTLDKLESMQSSGDPFYAHIISMSAHHPYTLPENKVKLTLPERYKDTLPGDYLISQHYADQAVGQLITGLKERGLWENSLLVFYGDHLGLPIYSLDRDDEVLMKELYGREYTSADMINIPLIISAPGVTKGVQLEQIGGQVDILPTIAGLTGISLEDQLHFGQDLLHEGGNLLPERYYLPSGSVLNDASLFIPAQGYGDGTHYSLADAGRKNAGQQQTGVPSEETRKISGEKGSPALTTPNNSGVPSSRFITKEQYDRALDLAHLSNSYLSQLPDRKDAN, encoded by the coding sequence TTGTCACGCAGTTCACTCACCCGGTTTCTAAGCGGACCGTTTATATTCTTTACCATTATCATGATGATCAAAAGCTCACTGGCCTGGATTGTTATCTTCGATGACATTCCTGTTTGGAAACCATTGCTGACCGAATTGCCGCTCATCTGGATCGGCTTCTGTCTAATTGAGTGGTTTGCTGCCAAGCGGCGCATGTGGATATACCTTGCCGTGAATCTGCTGCTCTCGGGTATTTTCTTTGCAGCCATCATGTACTACAAATACTACGGCGTAATCGTTAACTATCACGCGCTGGCACAGGTCAATCAAGTGACCTCGGTCAAGAGCAGCATGTTCTCTTTGCTTGACCCCTATTATTTGTTTATTTTTGCAGACGTTCTGATCATTGGAGGGATACTCGTTCGTCGTCGGATCAAGCTCGGGAGTACAGAACGTCCGAACCGCATTCCGCTTGAACGCCGTGCCAGAAGACGGGTTGCCTCGGTCATTCTGACCCTGTCCATGATCCTGTGCATGCTCAACATCTACCCCAATCGGGCCAGCATGAGTGAGATTACACAAGCAGAACAGATGGGTATCCTTGGTTACGAGGCATATACTATCCTGGATCGACCTGATAAACCTGTGCCCATCGCCCACATTGATCAGACTGACATCGACCAGTTGAAGCAAACGACTGAACTTCCTGCAATTGTCGAGCAGGGTGCAGCGAGTGGACGTAATGTTATTGTGCTCCAGTTGGAGTCGTTTCAGAACTTCCTCATTGGATTAGAGGTAGATGGACAGGAGATTACGCCTAATCTGAATCAATTGGCTAGAGAAAGCCTGTATTTTCCGAACTTTTATCAACAAGTGGGGCAGGGAAATACATCGGATGCAGAATTTGTTGTGAACACATCGTTCTACACCCCGCCGAACGGGGCAGCAACGACTGTATATGCAGATAAAGCTCTGCCGAGCCTGCCCAAGTTGATGTCAGCAAACGGGTATCAAACAGCCACATTCCATACGAATGATGTTCATTTCTGGAATCGGGATCAGTTATACAAGGCACTTGGGTTTGACCAGTATTATGATATCGATTATTTCGGCACACAGGACTCTATCGCCTTTTCGGCCTCGGATGAGGTTCTGTATTCCAAAACACTGGATAAGCTGGAATCCATGCAGTCTTCGGGCGATCCCTTCTATGCCCACATCATCTCCATGTCAGCCCACCACCCGTACACGCTGCCTGAAAACAAAGTGAAGCTGACGCTGCCTGAGCGTTACAAGGATACGTTGCCCGGTGATTATCTAATATCACAGCATTATGCCGATCAGGCGGTTGGACAGTTAATTACGGGATTAAAAGAACGGGGATTATGGGAAAATAGCCTGCTCGTCTTTTACGGGGATCACCTGGGACTTCCCATCTATTCACTGGATCGGGATGACGAGGTCCTCATGAAAGAGTTATATGGTCGGGAATATACATCAGCAGATATGATTAATATTCCACTCATTATCTCGGCCCCGGGCGTTACTAAGGGTGTACAGCTGGAGCAGATCGGAGGCCAGGTGGACATTCTGCCAACGATTGCCGGATTAACTGGAATATCACTGGAGGATCAATTGCACTTTGGTCAGGATTTGCTGCATGAAGGCGGAAATCTGCTACCCGAACGCTATTACCTCCCTTCCGGGTCGGTGCTAAACGATGCTTCTCTCTTCATTCCTGCGCAAGGATACGGGGATGGGACACATTATTCCCTAGCTGATGCAGGCAGGAAGAATGCCGGACAACAACAGACAGGTGTTCCTTCAGAAGAGACGCGGAAAATTTCGGGAGAAAAGGGATCTCCAGCATTGACCACACCCAATAACAGTGGGGTACCCTCTTCACGGTTTATAACGAAGGAACAATATGATCGAGCATTGGATCTTGCACACTTGTCCAACAGTTATTTGAGCCAGCTACCAGATCGAAAGGACGCGAACTGA
- a CDS encoding LysR family transcriptional regulator yields MINSLEGRFFQAFIALLEEKSFSRAGERLGYVQSTVTTHIQQLEKICGQKLFHRFPRGVEPTEAGKVFSKYAYQYVHLSESLKESMNDMDQPCGTINIRLQESFFLTRMLPFVQEYTRNFPSVNLRVEQGAHQDILKGVLDYALDFGIVPQNPERHDILFYPIMEETIVFAASEDLVRKVESAGAQILNDEVFISNGTSCLYHTTAVDVLKNEGIVVKDALELSSLEMIKEFVCCGKGFALVPKIAIKNELKMGRLKILPFTSKISFTHGLIVHKNREHSSTAQNFQSELLTYFKEY; encoded by the coding sequence ATGATCAATTCCTTAGAGGGTCGTTTTTTTCAGGCATTTATTGCTTTGCTAGAAGAGAAGAGTTTCAGCCGAGCTGGGGAGCGCTTAGGTTATGTCCAGTCCACAGTAACAACTCATATTCAACAGCTGGAGAAGATCTGCGGACAGAAGTTGTTTCATCGATTTCCACGAGGGGTGGAACCTACGGAAGCAGGAAAAGTATTTTCCAAATATGCTTATCAGTATGTCCACTTAAGTGAATCTCTTAAAGAAAGTATGAATGATATGGATCAGCCGTGTGGAACAATAAATATTAGACTACAGGAATCCTTTTTTCTTACACGCATGCTTCCATTTGTACAGGAATATACGAGAAACTTTCCAAGCGTAAATTTACGTGTTGAACAAGGGGCGCATCAAGATATTCTGAAAGGTGTGCTGGATTATGCCCTGGATTTTGGCATTGTTCCTCAGAACCCTGAGCGACATGACATTCTCTTTTATCCGATTATGGAAGAGACTATTGTTTTTGCTGCATCTGAGGATTTGGTTCGGAAAGTGGAAAGTGCAGGGGCACAGATTCTAAATGACGAGGTGTTTATCAGTAACGGTACATCTTGTTTGTATCATACGACTGCTGTAGATGTTTTAAAAAATGAAGGGATTGTGGTTAAGGATGCATTAGAGCTTTCAAGTCTTGAGATGATCAAGGAATTTGTATGCTGTGGAAAAGGTTTTGCCTTGGTCCCTAAAATAGCGATCAAAAACGAACTAAAGATGGGTAGATTAAAAATTCTTCCTTTTACTTCTAAAATAAGCTTTACGCATGGTCTGATTGTTCATAAAAATCGAGAGCATAGCTCTACTGCCCAAAATTTTCAATCAGAACTGCTGACATATTTTAAAGAATATTGA
- a CDS encoding alpha/beta hydrolase, whose amino-acid sequence MKISYQQQKVGDVDVFYREAGPKDGQVILLLHGFPSSSHMFRDLIPKLAEQYRVIAPDLAGFGRTTTPPRSQFDFTFDSLFRVIEGFTEALALKKYVMYVFDYGAPVGYRLAVAHPEQVQAIISQNGNAYIEGFSDAWGPWEMYWHSPTPENREACRDSLTPETIRNFQYLHGTDASLVSPDGYSLDIAYMSRPEAEEIQLDLILDYRTNVDLYPEFQAYFRNYQPHLLAVWGKNDPAFLPAGALAYKRDIPSAEVHLLDTGHFALETHVTEIHELIHHFLIKIF is encoded by the coding sequence ATGAAGATTAGTTATCAGCAACAGAAGGTTGGAGATGTCGACGTTTTTTACCGTGAAGCCGGGCCTAAGGATGGCCAAGTTATTTTACTATTACACGGGTTTCCATCCTCTAGTCATATGTTTCGCGACCTTATTCCCAAACTGGCAGAACAATACCGTGTCATTGCCCCTGATCTTGCTGGGTTTGGTCGCACAACAACTCCACCCCGTAGTCAGTTTGACTTCACATTTGACAGCCTGTTTCGAGTTATTGAAGGTTTCACTGAAGCATTAGCTCTTAAGAAATATGTAATGTATGTGTTTGATTATGGGGCACCTGTCGGTTATCGCTTGGCAGTGGCTCACCCGGAACAAGTTCAAGCCATTATTAGTCAGAATGGCAACGCATATATCGAAGGGTTTAGTGACGCATGGGGACCTTGGGAGATGTATTGGCACTCTCCAACACCTGAAAATCGTGAAGCATGTCGTGATTCCTTAACCCCCGAAACTATCCGTAACTTTCAGTATCTTCATGGGACTGATGCTAGCCTTGTTTCACCAGACGGATATTCACTGGATATTGCCTACATGTCACGCCCGGAAGCTGAAGAAATCCAACTGGATTTAATCCTCGATTATAGAACAAACGTGGATCTTTATCCTGAATTTCAGGCTTATTTCCGCAATTATCAACCTCATCTTCTAGCTGTATGGGGTAAAAATGATCCTGCCTTTCTTCCTGCTGGAGCTTTAGCTTATAAGCGTGATATCCCATCTGCAGAAGTGCATTTACTTGATACTGGGCACTTTGCTCTCGAAACACATGTGACAGAGATCCATGAGCTTATTCACCACTTCTTAATAAAAATATTTTAA
- a CDS encoding GNAT family N-acetyltransferase → MEFTRITSINDPLFAQMHKLMQEIFPREEVLDFPLWAEPLEDPGIRVFVAVHEGKVVGATEYRYYEDWNVAMTDFTIIGREGLGIGSFLANHRKRDLQNLAAANGKELFGMFAEIYNPYLSQDHEFGGIKPMDPYVRREVLSHLGYQRLDFPYVHPSWQGDGEAVGGLDLCFMPGDESLGELPASLVADFLNRYYAVLPNKPQEWLAMVEQLTARKLVALLPL, encoded by the coding sequence ATGGAATTTACGCGTATTACATCCATTAATGATCCATTGTTTGCCCAAATGCACAAGCTGATGCAGGAGATTTTCCCGCGGGAAGAAGTGCTGGATTTCCCACTGTGGGCAGAGCCGTTGGAAGATCCGGGTATTCGGGTGTTCGTGGCTGTGCATGAAGGGAAAGTCGTTGGAGCAACGGAGTACCGTTATTACGAGGACTGGAACGTGGCCATGACGGACTTCACGATTATTGGTCGCGAGGGACTGGGGATCGGCAGTTTCCTGGCGAATCACCGCAAGCGTGATCTGCAAAATCTGGCTGCAGCAAACGGGAAAGAATTGTTCGGCATGTTTGCCGAAATCTATAACCCTTATCTGAGTCAGGACCACGAGTTTGGCGGCATCAAGCCAATGGACCCGTATGTGCGTCGCGAAGTGCTGTCCCATCTGGGATATCAGCGTCTGGACTTCCCGTATGTTCATCCATCCTGGCAAGGTGACGGCGAAGCGGTTGGTGGTTTGGACCTGTGCTTCATGCCAGGTGATGAGTCACTCGGTGAACTGCCAGCCAGCCTGGTGGCTGATTTCCTGAATCGATATTATGCAGTGCTGCCAAATAAACCACAGGAATGGCTTGCCATGGTAGAGCAATTGACTGCTCGCAAGTTGGTTGCGCTACTGCCGTTGTAA
- a CDS encoding GNAT family N-acetyltransferase, which produces MYSKEMRITDPERSGKRVKAVVRNYVAADFEELICIQAESFPPPYPEELLWSHEQLTSHVHHYPEGAICIEVDGELAGSMTSLRMQWDPAHPASHTWAEVTDDGYIRNHQSDGNTLYIVDLCVRPKYRKWGLAQLMMQAMYHLVIAQGIDRLLGAGRMPGYHLVADQLSAQEYLDQVAAGEKRDPVISFLLRCGRMPVGVTANYLDDEESCNYAALMEWRNPFR; this is translated from the coding sequence ATGTATAGCAAAGAAATGCGGATCACCGACCCGGAGCGAAGTGGCAAAAGGGTAAAGGCAGTCGTTCGCAATTATGTTGCAGCCGACTTTGAGGAACTCATTTGCATTCAGGCGGAGAGTTTCCCTCCTCCTTATCCGGAAGAGCTGCTCTGGAGTCACGAGCAGCTCACCAGTCATGTGCATCATTACCCGGAGGGTGCCATCTGTATTGAAGTAGATGGAGAATTGGCCGGCTCGATGACTTCGCTGCGGATGCAGTGGGACCCTGCACATCCGGCAAGTCATACCTGGGCCGAAGTGACGGATGACGGCTATATTCGTAACCACCAGTCCGATGGCAACACGCTGTATATTGTTGATCTCTGTGTTCGTCCAAAGTACCGCAAGTGGGGACTGGCTCAGCTTATGATGCAGGCAATGTACCACCTTGTGATTGCACAGGGCATAGATCGGTTATTAGGTGCTGGCAGAATGCCAGGTTATCATCTGGTTGCAGACCAACTTTCTGCACAGGAATATTTGGACCAGGTGGCTGCGGGAGAGAAGCGTGATCCGGTAATATCATTCCTGCTTCGCTGTGGCCGCATGCCTGTTGGTGTGACCGCAAACTATCTGGACGATGAGGAATCCTGTAATTATGCTGCCCTGATGGAGTGGCGGAATCCGTTCAGATAA
- a CDS encoding carbon-nitrogen hydrolase family protein: MKLRVSAVQYQLHTISSFEQFAAQAEHYIRTASEYGTEFVLFPEFFTTQLMSIGDEQGNALTIEDLPNFTEQYEQLFTSLAAKYGMHVIGGTHVIRREGKLYNTAHMFYPDGRIARQDKIHITPTEVQEWNMAPGDGLEVFDTDKGRIAMLTCYDIEFPEIVRMAKAKGADVIFCPSCTDDRHGFYRVRYTSHARAVENQVYVVLTGTVGNLPTVDFMRANYGQAAIITPNDIPFPPRGILAEGEINNDMIVTADLDLDLLYEVRERGSVTTWRDRRTDLYTDWE; encoded by the coding sequence ATGAAACTGCGGGTATCCGCTGTACAATACCAATTGCACACAATCAGCTCGTTTGAGCAGTTCGCCGCTCAGGCTGAGCATTACATACGGACAGCGAGCGAATACGGAACTGAATTTGTGCTGTTCCCGGAATTTTTCACAACGCAATTAATGTCCATTGGGGACGAACAAGGCAATGCGCTGACAATTGAGGATCTACCAAACTTTACGGAGCAATATGAGCAACTATTCACATCACTTGCTGCCAAGTACGGCATGCATGTCATCGGGGGAACACACGTTATTCGCCGTGAAGGGAAGCTGTATAATACAGCCCACATGTTCTACCCGGATGGTCGTATCGCGCGCCAGGACAAGATTCACATTACACCAACCGAAGTACAGGAATGGAATATGGCTCCTGGGGATGGGCTTGAAGTATTCGATACGGATAAAGGCCGTATTGCGATGCTGACCTGTTACGATATTGAATTTCCGGAAATTGTGCGGATGGCCAAAGCCAAAGGTGCTGACGTGATCTTCTGTCCTTCCTGCACGGACGATCGCCATGGATTCTACCGTGTGCGTTATACGAGTCATGCTCGCGCAGTAGAGAATCAGGTGTATGTTGTGTTAACCGGAACAGTGGGCAATCTGCCAACCGTTGATTTTATGCGTGCCAACTATGGACAGGCTGCGATTATTACGCCAAATGATATCCCGTTCCCGCCTCGTGGCATCCTGGCCGAAGGTGAGATTAACAACGATATGATTGTGACCGCCGATCTGGATCTGGACTTATTGTATGAGGTGCGTGAACGTGGATCGGTAACGACTTGGCGTGACCGCCGTACCGATTTGTATACCGATTGGGAGTAG
- a CDS encoding LysR family transcriptional regulator: MDIRHLQYFLEVARQQSFTKAAEVLYITQPTISKTVKSLEEELGITLLDRYGKKVELTDAGHVFFRQALEIEKSFRSLSSELDDLMNLKKGHLRIGLPPMVGSSFFPMIIGEFHKAYPQVTIQLFEDGAKKVEADVISGALDIGVAVLPTVDELLDHFVFVKEKLNLLVHPSHPLAEKESVALHELENDAFVLFREDFALHDRIIVACQHAGFQPRVVYESSQWDLLSAMVAANLGVALLPETICREVDHMRVRIIPVVEPVIPWQLGMIWRKDRYLSFATREWIGFTQSMLGD; the protein is encoded by the coding sequence ATGGATATCCGCCATTTGCAATATTTTCTGGAAGTCGCCCGGCAACAAAGCTTCACGAAAGCCGCTGAAGTTCTGTATATCACCCAGCCTACCATCAGCAAGACGGTCAAGAGTCTTGAAGAGGAATTGGGTATCACGTTATTGGACCGTTATGGGAAGAAAGTTGAACTAACGGACGCGGGCCATGTGTTTTTTCGGCAGGCACTGGAGATTGAAAAGTCGTTCCGCAGTCTGTCGTCCGAATTGGACGACCTGATGAATTTGAAGAAAGGCCATCTGCGGATCGGCTTGCCACCGATGGTAGGATCAAGCTTTTTCCCCATGATCATTGGCGAATTTCACAAAGCCTACCCGCAGGTGACCATTCAGCTGTTTGAGGATGGTGCCAAAAAGGTGGAGGCCGATGTGATTAGCGGTGCACTGGATATCGGCGTTGCCGTATTGCCAACCGTGGATGAGTTGTTGGATCATTTTGTGTTTGTGAAAGAGAAGCTGAACCTTCTCGTACACCCTTCACATCCACTTGCGGAGAAAGAGTCGGTTGCGCTGCATGAACTGGAAAACGACGCCTTTGTGCTGTTTCGGGAAGATTTTGCATTGCATGACCGAATTATTGTGGCTTGTCAGCATGCGGGGTTCCAGCCTCGGGTGGTATATGAGAGCTCCCAGTGGGATCTGCTCAGCGCGATGGTTGCCGCCAATCTGGGTGTAGCCTTATTGCCGGAGACGATCTGTCGTGAGGTGGACCATATGCGCGTGCGTATTATACCGGTGGTGGAACCTGTGATTCCATGGCAGCTCGGCATGATCTGGCGGAAGGACCGCTATCTGTCATTTGCCACGAGAGAGTGGATCGGATTCACACAGTCCATGCTGGGCGATTAA
- a CDS encoding CidA/LrgA family holin-like protein, with protein sequence MKKWGLGIAQVALLMVFSLLMDLLARTLHLPVPGSILGMVVLFILLQTRVVKLRWIEVGAAWLLGELLLFFIPSAVGIMNYMPMLEHDGLQILFIVLLSTFLVMSCTGLVATRIAKRKERHTG encoded by the coding sequence GTGAAAAAATGGGGCCTTGGTATTGCACAGGTTGCGCTCTTAATGGTTTTTTCACTGCTCATGGACCTGCTGGCCCGTACTCTCCATCTTCCTGTACCCGGTTCAATACTCGGTATGGTCGTGTTATTCATTCTGCTTCAGACTCGTGTCGTGAAGCTGCGCTGGATTGAAGTTGGAGCTGCCTGGCTACTCGGTGAACTACTGTTATTTTTTATCCCGTCAGCCGTTGGCATCATGAACTATATGCCCATGTTGGAGCATGACGGATTGCAAATTTTATTCATCGTACTACTTAGTACATTCCTGGTCATGTCCTGCACAGGACTGGTTGCTACACGAATCGCCAAACGAAAGGAGCGTCACACCGGATGA
- a CDS encoding CidB/LrgB family autolysis modulator has product MIGFLCLLLTVGIYWVTKRMYRNLPKVYLSPLLITPLLVVGILLATGTDYTTYSSGGKWLSLLLQPATVAFAVPLYTFFHVLKKHISEIVFSVMTGSVVAVLSSALLAKWLRLDSGLIHSLIPRSITTPIAMNVSATIGGIPAVTAVFVIMTGLLGVIMGPSIVKMLRIDGEIARGTLFGTGAHGTGTSKAFELSSLTGTISSISMVLAALFTLAIAPILSKLIFP; this is encoded by the coding sequence ATGATTGGATTCCTCTGCCTGTTGTTAACCGTCGGTATCTATTGGGTTACCAAACGAATGTATCGCAATCTGCCAAAAGTATATCTGTCTCCACTGCTCATTACGCCACTGCTTGTCGTTGGCATACTGCTCGCAACGGGAACGGATTATACCACTTATAGCAGTGGTGGCAAATGGCTGAGTCTGTTGCTTCAACCGGCCACGGTGGCTTTTGCCGTACCACTCTATACCTTTTTCCATGTACTCAAAAAACATATTTCCGAGATTGTCTTCAGTGTCATGACCGGATCGGTCGTTGCCGTACTCTCTTCTGCCCTGCTCGCCAAATGGTTACGTCTGGATTCAGGGCTAATCCACAGCTTGATCCCGCGATCCATTACAACACCCATTGCCATGAACGTATCGGCTACAATCGGTGGCATTCCCGCAGTGACAGCTGTTTTTGTTATTATGACAGGCCTGCTCGGGGTGATTATGGGACCTTCGATCGTCAAAATGCTGCGCATCGATGGGGAGATTGCACGAGGCACACTGTTTGGAACCGGTGCCCATGGCACAGGGACATCCAAGGCGTTTGAACTGAGTTCCCTGACAGGTACCATCTCCAGTATCTCCATGGTGCTCGCCGCATTGTTCACTTTAGCCATTGCACCCATCCTTTCCAAACTTATTTTCCCATAA
- a CDS encoding AbrB/MazE/SpoVT family DNA-binding domain-containing protein: MKRTGMKRSLDRLGRIVLPKEMRDTMEIHIGDPLEFFIEGKELILRKYKSTLCIFCGDVDTEMYFKEQFICRTCATQLKHPDDSPNWSIPQNKQAPAPVERPATKSASVSSPAREEGTTADNPEYPDLRPKTARMLQQMKEIVEQNPGLAQQQIAEKLGISQGRVSQLKKLL; the protein is encoded by the coding sequence ATGAAAAGAACCGGAATGAAGAGATCTCTGGACCGTCTTGGACGAATTGTCCTTCCCAAAGAAATGCGGGATACGATGGAAATCCATATCGGCGATCCGCTTGAGTTTTTCATTGAAGGGAAAGAGTTGATTTTAAGAAAGTACAAATCAACATTATGTATTTTTTGCGGTGATGTAGATACGGAAATGTATTTCAAAGAGCAATTCATCTGCCGGACTTGTGCAACTCAATTAAAACACCCGGATGACTCTCCCAACTGGTCCATACCTCAGAACAAACAGGCTCCTGCACCCGTGGAGCGTCCTGCTACCAAATCCGCCTCAGTCTCATCTCCCGCTAGGGAAGAAGGGACCACCGCTGACAACCCAGAATACCCGGACCTGCGGCCGAAGACGGCACGCATGCTGCAACAGATGAAAGAAATTGTTGAACAGAATCCCGGTTTGGCTCAACAGCAAATTGCGGAAAAGCTTGGCATTAGCCAAGGACGCGTCTCTCAATTAAAAAAGTTACTATAA
- a CDS encoding Crp/Fnr family transcriptional regulator yields MDKILYLSQFDLMSSLSEADLIEMDGMTSITTIPKNRQIQTPHTFTEGFYFVKRGKVRLYTLNPEGKQFTLDILMEGNVFGEMNGISLGTRAVYIETMEECDICLMDKQRFEQFLIEHPQFMMRLMNVLSERMRRMSELTQTLALGNLHEKVIHNLYRLAKQIGWIEENEYCRIQLALTHQEIAWMAGATRESVTIVMRDLAKAGRIRTGFKSVSLHRDEIATLRRITAQL; encoded by the coding sequence ATGGATAAAATCTTGTATTTATCACAATTCGACCTGATGTCCTCCTTATCAGAGGCTGACCTGATTGAAATGGATGGAATGACTTCCATAACGACCATACCTAAAAACAGACAAATCCAGACCCCGCATACGTTTACAGAGGGTTTCTATTTTGTAAAACGGGGAAAGGTTCGTTTATATACATTGAACCCGGAGGGCAAGCAGTTCACTCTCGATATTTTGATGGAAGGTAATGTGTTTGGAGAAATGAACGGAATCTCCCTCGGAACACGTGCCGTTTATATCGAAACAATGGAGGAGTGTGATATTTGCCTGATGGACAAGCAACGTTTTGAGCAGTTTCTGATTGAACATCCACAATTTATGATGAGACTGATGAACGTACTAAGTGAGCGGATGAGGCGAATGAGCGAGTTGACACAGACGCTCGCACTTGGAAACCTGCATGAAAAGGTGATACATAATCTTTACCGGCTGGCCAAACAGATTGGATGGATTGAAGAGAATGAGTATTGCCGGATTCAGCTCGCGCTTACTCATCAGGAGATTGCCTGGATGGCGGGAGCCACGCGGGAATCGGTTACGATTGTCATGCGAGACTTAGCAAAAGCAGGCCGGATCCGTACCGGATTCAAATCAGTCTCCCTTCATCGTGACGAAATCGCTACCCTCCGGAGAATCACTGCCCAGTTGTAA
- a CDS encoding DNA alkylation repair protein: protein MNVKSDLFIPDDVLSRKGARKATEIPEYIRNWLQAGHIESVNLTEWLAVDHVLLFQKITHEWGMDAETKEISEQLKQMNEQRIMKIIPAIGMQWLDVLKRLAINEQTMLFRSIAEHRSDSVRCWGAYIIGLDSRLNLTEKLEHIQPFAADHHFGVREIAWMAVRESISAELSTALQNLISWCNDPDPLIRRFAIESTRPRGVWAKHIPELKENPTAALPLLDAVKSDAHKYVQDSVSNWLNDASKTNPEWVRQICTTWIQQSDTKHTLRIVTRAKRSLT from the coding sequence TTGAATGTTAAGTCAGATCTGTTTATCCCTGATGACGTTCTTTCTCGCAAAGGTGCCCGTAAAGCAACAGAAATTCCAGAGTATATTCGCAATTGGCTACAAGCCGGACATATCGAATCGGTCAATTTGACCGAATGGCTGGCAGTAGATCATGTTCTTCTTTTTCAGAAGATTACCCACGAATGGGGCATGGATGCTGAGACTAAAGAAATCAGTGAGCAGTTAAAACAGATGAATGAACAACGGATTATGAAAATCATTCCGGCCATAGGTATGCAATGGCTTGATGTGTTGAAACGCCTAGCAATCAACGAACAAACAATGCTCTTCCGTTCCATTGCAGAACATCGTTCAGATAGCGTTCGCTGCTGGGGGGCTTATATCATTGGACTGGATTCCCGTCTGAACCTGACTGAAAAACTGGAGCATATTCAGCCCTTTGCAGCAGATCATCACTTTGGTGTAAGAGAAATCGCCTGGATGGCTGTACGGGAGTCCATCTCTGCAGAATTATCCACAGCCTTGCAAAATTTAATATCATGGTGCAATGACCCTGATCCACTCATCCGTCGCTTTGCCATAGAATCTACTAGGCCGCGTGGTGTCTGGGCCAAACATATTCCGGAGCTAAAAGAGAACCCGACAGCGGCCCTCCCCTTACTTGACGCAGTGAAATCGGATGCCCATAAGTATGTACAGGATTCAGTAAGTAACTGGCTGAACGATGCCAGCAAGACGAACCCGGAGTGGGTGCGGCAGATCTGTACCACTTGGATTCAGCAGTCGGATACCAAACATACGCTGCGAATCGTCACACGCGCCAAACGGAGTCTAACATAA
- a CDS encoding DoxX family protein: MNKILGYVFLVVLAGVFVMTGFNKISGADMMIQTFESFSYPTWTMYLLGAAELLSAVGLLIPRTRILASGILTFILIGAVGSHLIYAQYAAVPFPAVLLVANIIVLVVGMRRLEEEEEYMDAIQA; this comes from the coding sequence ATGAACAAAATTTTGGGTTATGTTTTTCTAGTTGTGCTTGCAGGGGTATTCGTCATGACAGGGTTTAACAAGATTAGTGGGGCAGACATGATGATTCAGACATTCGAAAGTTTCTCTTATCCGACATGGACCATGTATCTGCTGGGCGCTGCGGAGTTGCTTAGTGCAGTAGGACTGCTGATTCCACGGACTCGCATCCTAGCTTCAGGCATACTGACATTCATTCTGATTGGGGCCGTGGGAAGTCATCTGATCTATGCACAATATGCTGCTGTTCCGTTCCCGGCTGTACTGTTGGTAGCTAACATTATTGTCCTGGTTGTGGGCATGCGCAGATTGGAAGAGGAAGAAGAATATATGGACGCGATTCAGGCGTAA